Sequence from the Armatimonadota bacterium genome:
GCGAGCGAGCTCCCCGAACTTGCTGAGACCTCTGCTGACATACTCGGCGACGGCATCGGCTCGCATGATGCTCATCCGCCCATCGGATTCGTTGCCGAACACCATCACCTTGTCTCCCGCGCTCAGGTGAAAGGCCTTGCGCGCCTCCGCCGGGATGACAATCTGCCCCTTTTCCCCGATTACCGTCGAACCATAGTACCTTTGGCCTGGTGCACGCACCATAATAGTAGGGAGCCTCCTACCTTTCCTACAAAGGATACTACGAATAGGCCGGACTGTCAAGCGGCCGGCATAGCCTACATGTCTCTTGCTGAAGGGCCGGCGAAGCGGCTGAGGGCGCGTGGCGCCTTTGGGCGCCGCCTTCGCGTCGAGTAACGGAACTGGCATGGAGGGTGTCCGGGCGGCTGTGGCACTGATCATCTGCCAACCTCCGTTGCCTGCCCGGCGGGTCGCTGTCGGCAGGAGGATCGGATTCCTCCGCGGGTTTTGATCCCAGGTCGTTTTCCTCCACCACGACCAGACGGGCCTGCGATCGAAACGTCTCCTCTCCCAGGCCCAAGTACCGGCAGATGCCTATAGGCGTGGGACCCTCAGCAGCCCCGGACCGCCGTGTTTCCGATGCTGTGAGCGGACGTCCCTGCAGGGCTTCGGCAGCCTGCTGCCGAAGCCGCGGAAATATGGGGCATTACGGTCGCGTGCGAGGAGCAACCGGCATGAGGCTTACGCACACGATCTGTCGGGGGCGTCGGGCGATGGTCGAGGCGGCGGCGCTGTTCCTCGTCGTCGCTGGTGCAAGTGTCGCCGCGGCGGGGAGCGCCTTCACCTGGCAGACGGCTTCGCCCGAGAGCCAGGGGATGGATGGCGCCAAGCTGGATACGCTGCGCGACGCGCTCGCGCAACGCAGAACGCGCGCGCTAGTCGTCATCAGGAACGACCGCATCGTTTACGAATGGTACGCCCCCGGTCACGGGCCGGACCGGCACTGGCACACCGCGTCGCTGGCCAAGCAACTGCTGGGCGGCATGTCGCTGCTGGTCGCCTTGAATG
This genomic interval carries:
- a CDS encoding AbrB/MazE/SpoVT family DNA-binding domain-containing protein; protein product: MVRAPGQRYYGSTVIGEKGQIVIPAEARKAFHLSAGDKVMVFGNESDGRMSIMRADAVAEYVSRGLSKFGELARVLSEETPTGDTPTGPDSSDSPGAAGTG